The genomic window GCAGGCGCAAAAAAAAGCCTCGCCTGATGGCAGCGAACCGCCGCCGGACATCCTGGACTCGGTCAAGGGAGCCTTAAAAAAGGGCGTTCATACCATCACCGGTCCTGGGCAAAATTCAGCGAACATCAATTTGTCCATCACGGTACCGGCTGTGGAAGCAATGACGGGCGCACGCAAGAAAATCTCCTACAAGCTGGGCGATGACACGGAACGGTTGGTCGTCAGCATCCCTCCTCAATTTCCTCCGAATGGGAAATTACGGATTCCTCAAAAGGGCCGGCTGATAAACGGCAAACGCGGAGACTTGTTTCTCACCGTTAAAATCGAAACATAAAACTGTTCACCGGCTTTCTCCCCGATTGATCTCAAAAGTATTTCCCAAACTGATTTTATTTTCATCCCCACCAGCGTATAATCAATTGTAATTTCATTACTTATTTTTATTTTCGGTCGACGAACGGATGCCTTACCGATACCTCAGCAATCATCGAGGATATTTAATATCACTCCTTTTATTCGCGGTCGTTGCCTGCGGTAAAACCAACGCCGAAGACAAGGGAGGAAAGCCGGACAATCCTGTACCGGTAGTCGTTGCCCAGGTAAAAAAACAAGCGGCTATCGTCAATATAGAACTGCCGGGAACCATCCTCGCCTGGTCGACCACCCGCATGGCGGCTGAAATCGATGGACGGGTGGAAAAGTTTTTCTACCAGGAAGGCGAGTATGTCCAAAAAGGCAAACCTATTGTGCAACTGCACACGCGGCCTCTGGAACTGGAGCTGGATTTTGCCATGGCGGAAAGGGAACGCGCCGCCAACCGCCTGGAAGAATTGCAAACCGGAACACGGGTGGAGGTTCTGGATGCAGCCAAGGCGGCTTTGAATAAAGCCGAGGCCCGGGTTGAACTGACGAATCAGGAATATAAGCGGATTAAAAAATTAAAGGACGACGGCGTATTGAGCGTCAATGAATATGACAACGCAGTGGCTCAATGGGAAGAAGCCAGGGCGCAATTCAATGAGAGCAAAGCCAAATTGGATGAACACCTTGCCGGTCCCCGGATCGAACAGATCCAGCAGGAGGAAGCCAGTCTCTCTGCCGCGGAAGCGAAAGTCAATATCATAAAAGATCAAATCCACCGGGGAACGGCTTTTGCTCCCTTTAATGGCTTTCTGATCAAAAAAGAAACGGAAATCGGACAATGGCTGGAAAAAGGCGAGCCTTTGTTCACTCTGATTGCGGTCAACCCGGTCAAGGCGGAAGTGAACTTGCCGCAATCCCAGTTCAACAAGATCCAGCTGGGAATGCCCGCACAGGTGATATTGGAAACGGAAGATCCCAACGAGTCCAACCGGATTTTTAAGGGAAAAGTCATAGAGAAGATTCAATCCGGAGACCCGCAGTCCCGCACCTTTCCGGTACGAATTAAAATCGACAATCCCAAATCGGAAATCGCCGTTGGCATGCTGGTCCGTGTCCGATTCCATCAGTCAACCCGGAAAAAACCACGCCTTTATGTTCCCAAAGACGCTCTGGTCCGTTCTCCTTTTGCCACCGTGGTCTGGCGGGTGGATAAAAAGGAAGATCAAACCCATCGGGTTGAAAAAGTATCCGTGAAGACCGGTGATATATCTGAGAGCCTGATTTCCATAGACCCGGAAAATGATGGCATCAAAGAAAACGATTGGGTGGTGGTGCATGGAAATGAGCGGCTTCGACCGGGAGGTCAAGTCAACGTCACCCAAAGCCCTCCTTCGCAAAAATCTCCATGAAGTGGATTGAAGGTTCATTAAAGTACGGAGTCACCGTGGCCGTGGGGGTCACCCTGATCATCCTGTTTGGCACCC from Nitrospinaceae bacterium includes these protein-coding regions:
- a CDS encoding resistance-nodulation-cell division efflux membrane fusion protein, translating into MPYRYLSNHRGYLISLLLFAVVACGKTNAEDKGGKPDNPVPVVVAQVKKQAAIVNIELPGTILAWSTTRMAAEIDGRVEKFFYQEGEYVQKGKPIVQLHTRPLELELDFAMAERERAANRLEELQTGTRVEVLDAAKAALNKAEARVELTNQEYKRIKKLKDDGVLSVNEYDNAVAQWEEARAQFNESKAKLDEHLAGPRIEQIQQEEASLSAAEAKVNIIKDQIHRGTAFAPFNGFLIKKETEIGQWLEKGEPLFTLIAVNPVKAEVNLPQSQFNKIQLGMPAQVILETEDPNESNRIFKGKVIEKIQSGDPQSRTFPVRIKIDNPKSEIAVGMLVRVRFHQSTRKKPRLYVPKDALVRSPFATVVWRVDKKEDQTHRVEKVSVKTGDISESLISIDPENDGIKENDWVVVHGNERLRPGGQVNVTQSPPSQKSP